One Anoplopoma fimbria isolate UVic2021 breed Golden Eagle Sablefish chromosome 2, Afim_UVic_2022, whole genome shotgun sequence DNA window includes the following coding sequences:
- the baz2ba gene encoding bromodomain adjacent to zinc finger domain protein 2B isoform X10: protein MESGERLASPAPTLSAARTSSPAASSSSSSSSSSSPSPAPHSKSSLAPSPSALGSTLSTSGRLFGAAGEQPFIGSTLSSAFPLVNHPAFGAIYTAGAGRPEFGGLGSLGMSAALAAHPQLGALSEWWRAAEAHGRGAAAFLPSFISFPPFFSPHIQPNHSASPVQIRMPSKNSHAPPKGVNGAVNGSGVCPPTTQSGIFSASPAPVHASTKPTKNLDPSNSHRSSPQSNPAELVDKPIHKTKEKKQRKKPADTCVASNSESGTSSDSSSDGSLSSDLEDLAEDDEDDDDDDEDDEEEDKQSELSDSEKRTKKKTKVLIPNTGTTKANRPLSGEPHDKKDTKSHKVSSNPPNLVPFPCSASPPALSQTSPLALHSSRSRTEGPQQHFSVIQSTGLAANSKPLALLSQPRREFSPSSSPIALTTSPKARSSNASPKPPKLLPSSSPQHLPLSLCSSPKPLSVPSPPRSTLPLPTSPKPFGSTSSVRSSQKSSLKPPRRAVPGSAKSNKRKQLEASLAQISEFRLKQTLMSQGQTFPAELKKQQQGPNKSPKRTSLSSSPLPPAPPPPPQNNHSNLFLSSALLGLPEPHHPNGVIQSITQDAPLALITKPRKDSASQGKSPQCDSDAGSMPVNLSTGASRTQATAQAGPQSQPSTTSPHATGHGSRKNKTPKGKAQTPGLGPGQGQGQGQGQGQGQGQIQGQADPLAAWKGFSQNHLVQSLVDLFRGGEPGIGIPGVSIPGVGIPGMGIPGTCNPTAGLPANKESDDSGDDDDDEDDDLEEEEEEDEEDSDDSLSESDSNSDSDVSGKKVKELKLLPSGTSKKEMTPRRLTKGPELLNTSTNHTATSCSPLNLQVIKTPTIVTSSSALAYHSSPGSSSYSLASPLGLGKRKRVMDEKELMIPLELGWRRETRIKSVAGRSQGEVAYYAPCGKKLRQYPDVMKYLSRNGISGITRDNFSFSAKIRVGDFYEAREGPQGLQWSLLKEEEVIPHILAMEGRRGRPSSSDRQSAGEGGKGSRRRKGRPPNVGDPLVPEGPSPSEVKLLRKLEAQEIARQATQMKLMRKLEKQALARAAKEARKQQAIMAAEERRKQKEQIKILKQQEKIKRIQQIRMEKEVRAQQILEAKRKKKEEVANAKIMEAEKRIKEKELRRQQAEILKHQELERHRLDMVWERERRRQHVMLMKAVEARKKAEERERLRQEKRDEKRLNKERKLEQRRIELEIARELKKPNEDMCLSDHKPLPEFSRIPGLILPGRAVSDCLMLMQFLRGFGKVLGLDLNLDVPTLGMLQEGLLNVGDSMGQVQDLLVKLLSLAVCDPGLPPGQRTKTMLGDHLTNVGINRDNVSEVLQMYMGAHCANTELAPLALSLKTKAFQAHTPSQKASILGFLANELACSRAVISEIDKSLDQMANMRKDKIIMEGKLKKLRTIHAKRTGRREASMGVEENQSIGTPSSAAKRKRKLGGDSDDDDEEDDDSDDQAEDEDDEEEEEIKKVKKVETYDEDEVDQATSLEELEKQIEKLAKQHHQTRRKLFEISHSLRSMMYGQDRYRRRYWVLPHCGGVFIEAMESGEAPEELEEERQRRRRVAEEVKVKEEPQEIELQKEKPTNLDGQSIRMRGFEDEKEEDKEHEGKKNALFYQQPGCGTKLCTFRDVNKDVGKETTMAEDKESPHVRQNGTSPLGTPVATTTGTSSSPTRNTSEPAVATTPSMVTTNDTTSIPPPASTSLSVPCLPAPRESPGNTPPTSSPAPSPYLSFQANDQLLRVLTERSGHWFSLLPRNPCDLTSITTPPPGAPRVSPQASSTPARPRSPPQSPALPLTPSAASASASPHHPAGLLNYPLSALQVKSGASLQGVSFGSWPCGLISPSLPLCSSPNPMLGHSLEGNTAASVSSKSESPLPCIEKTSSMPSPALEMPKSLDHAAPRPIPEEMLTGWWRVSDIVELRALVGSLHSRGMREKGLQRQMQKYTEIIPQVCTKHKDVAMIELRELEESQVSVESVRGWCVEEQAMEMDIAVLQQVEELERKVTAASLQVKGWTFPDPQSEREDLVYYEHKPPTKSTPGTANAGDKDSKEHPEERGEKGGVMRHLDNPLDIAVTRLADLERNIERSSEEEVAHGMKVWRRALTEVRSAAQLAMCIQQLQKSIAWERSIMKVYCQMCRKGDNEDLLLLCDGCDKGCHTYCHKPKITSIPEGDWYCPACISKASGPSPKNKKPPSKPVASSGGGAKKGGEGKKNGKQAGNGEVTEDDPASASSTPKKGAKDTSRKRKPDESSPALPAANQESPVCVKRAKTARDNNRDLGLCRVLLAELERHQDAWPFLTPVNLKSVPGYRKVIKKPMDFSTIREKLVSSQYQNLETFIIDVNLVFDNCEKFNEDNSDIGRAGHNMRKFFEKRWTELLKQTN from the exons ATGGAGTCTGGAGAGCGGCTGGCCTCCCCTGCGCCCACCCTGTCTGCTGCTCGCACCTCCTCCCCTGcggcctcttcctcctcctcctcctcttcgtcctcttcACCATCCCCTGCTCCCCACTCTAAGAGCAGCCTGGCCCCGAGCCCCTCAGCACTGGGATCCACCCTCAGCACCTCTG GCCGTCTGTTTGGGGCAGCAGGAGAGCAGCCCTTTATTGGCTCAACATTGTCAAGTGCCTTCCCTCTGGTCAACCACCCAGCCTTCGGAGCCATCTACACTGCCGGAGCAGGCAGGCCCGAGTTTGGAGGCCTGGGTTCCCTGGGCATGTCAGCTGCTCTGGCTGCCCACCCCCAGCTAGGAGCTCTCTCTG AGTGGTGGCGAGCTGCTGAAGCCCACGGACGGGGAGCTGCTGCCTTTCTCCCCTCTTTCATCAGCTTCCCTCCCTTCTTCAGCCCTCACATTCAGCCCAACCACAGCGCCAGTCCCGTTCAGATCAGGATGCCCAGCAAGAACAGCCATGCCCCACCTAAAG GGGTGAATGGGGCAGTAAACGGCAGCGGGGTCTGTCCTCCCACCACACAATCAGGGATCTTTTCTGCCAGTCCGGCTCCTGTCCACGCATCAACTAAGCCCACCAAAAATTTAGATCCTTCTAACAGTCACCGTAGCAGCCCTCAGAGCAATCCAGCAGAGTTGGTGGACAAGCCCATCCACAAAACTAAAGAGAAG AAGCAACGGAAGAAGCCAGCAGACACTTGTGTGGCAAGCAACAGTGAGTCAGGCACTTCCTCGGACAGCTCAAGTGACGGCTCCCTCAGCAGTGATCTGGAAGACCTGGCAGAGGATGACGAAGACGACGATGATGACGACGAGGATgacgaagaggaggacaagCAGAGTGAATTATCAGACTCTGAGAAGCggacaaagaagaaaacaaag GTTTTGATACCAAACACTGGAACTACAAAGGCTAACAGACCACTCTCTGGGGAACCCCATGACAAGAAAGACACCAAGTCCCACAAGGTCTCCTCCAACCCCCCAAACCTTGTGCCCTTCCCCTGCTCTGCCTCCCCTCCTGCCTTGTCCCAAACCTCGCCGCTGGCCCTGCACAGCTCCAGGTCCCGGACAGAGGGGCCACAGCAGCACTTCAGTGTGATCCAGTCCACAGGCCTGGCTGCCAACTCAAAGCCCCTGGCACTCCTCTCTCAGCCCCGCCGGGAGTTCTCACCGTCTTCCTCCCCCATAGCCCTCACCACATCTCCAAAGGCCCGCTCCAGCAATGCCTCTCCCAAACCTCCCAAActgctgccctcctcctccccccagcacctgcccctctccctctgctcctcccctAAGCCTCTCTCTGTGCCCTCTCCACCCCGCTCGACTCTCCCGCTGCCTACCTCCCCAAAACCCTTTGGTTCGACCTCATCTGTGAGAAGCTCCCAGAAGTCCTCTCTGAAGCCACCTAGGCGCGCTGTTCCTGGCTCTGCCAAATCCAACAAAAGGAAACAGCTGGAAGCTTCTCTTGCGCAGATCAGTGAGTTCAGGCTTAAACAG ACTCTAATGTCCCAAGGGCAGACATTCCCAGCTGAGCTAAAGAAGCAGCAGCAAGGTCCAAACAAGTCTCCCAAGAGGACGTCTCTGTCTTCATCGCCGCTGCCACCcgctccgcctcctccaccccagaACAATCACTCCAACCTCTTCCTCTCGAGTGCCCTGCTGGGGCTCCCCGAACCCCATCACCCCAATGGAGTCATCCAAAGCATCACTCAGGACGCACCTTTGGCCCTCATCACCAAACCTCGCAAGGACTCTGCCTCTCAAGGCAAGTCCCCTCAGTGCGACTCCGATGCGGGGTCGATGCCTGTCAATCTGAGCACAGGGGCGAGCAGGACCCAAGCAACTGCCCAGGCTGGGCCTCAGTCACAGCCCTCCACTACCTCACCCCATGCCACAGGCCATGGATCTAGAAAGAACAAGACCCCCAAGGGTAAGGCACAGACACCAGGGCTGGGACCGGGACAGGGACAGGGACAGGGACAGGGACAGGGTCAGGGACAGGGACAGATACAGGGTCAGGCAGACCCTTTAGCTGCCTGGAAAGGCTTCTCTCAGAACCATCTGGTACAATCTCTAGTAGATTTGTTTCGTGGAGGAGAGCCCGGGATCGGGATTCCTGGAGTGAGTATCCCTGGAGTGGGAATTCCCGGAATGGGGATCCCTGGGACATGTAACCCCACAGCCGGTCTCCCGGCTAACAAGGAATCTGACGACTCGGgggatgacgatgatgatgaggatgacgaccttgaggaggaggaggaggaggatgaagaggactCAGATGATAGTCTGTCAG AGTCTGACAGCAACTCAGACAGTGATGTCTCCGGGAAGAAAGTGAAGGAGTTAAAGCTGCTGCCGTCTGGGACATCCAAAAAGGAGATGACTCCTCGCAGGCTAACCAAAGGCCCAGAACTACTGAACACCTCAACCAATCACACCGCCACCAGCTGCTCCCCTCTCAACCTACAGGTCATCAAGACTCCCACCATTGTCACCAGCTCCAGTGCCTTGGCCTATCACAGCTCCCCAGGCTCTTCCTCCTACAGCCTAGCCTCTCCATTAG GCttagggaagaggaagagggtgaTGGATGAGAAAGAGTTGATGATACCTCTGGAGTTGGG GTGGCGGAGAGAAACCAGAATCAAATCAGTGGCTGGGCGGTCACAGGGCGAGGTGGCGTACTACGCCCCCTGTGGCAAGAAACTAAGACAGTACCCAGATGTGATGAAG TATCTATCCAGAAATGGAATAAGTGGCATCACGCGCGATAATTTTAGCTTCAGTGCAAAGATAAGGGTTGGTGACTTCTATGAAGCCAGAGAAGGACCCCAG GGTTTACAGTGGAGCCTGTTGAAGGAAGAGGAGGTAATTCCACACATTTTGGCGATGGAAGGTCGTCGGGGTCGTCCCTCTAGTTCAGACCGCCAGTCAGCGGGTGAAGGTGGCAAAGGCTCCCGCCGGAGGAAGGGCCGGCCCCCTAATGTGGGCGATCCGCTGGTGCCCGAGGGCCCCAGTCCCAGTGAGGTCAAACTCCTGCGCAAACTAGAGGCTCAAG AAATAGCCCGACAGGCCACCCAGATGAAACTGATGAGAAAACTGGAAAAGCAGGCACTGGCGCGTGCAGCCAAAGAAGCTCGGAAACAGCAAG CTATCATGGCAGCGGAGGAGAGGCGGAAGCAGAAAGAGCAGATCAAGATCCTCAAGCAGCAG GAAAAGATCAAGCGTATTCAGCAGATTCGGATGGAGAAGGAAGTCAGGGCGCAGCAAATTTTGGAG GCCAAACggaaaaagaaggaagaagtGGCCAATGCCAAAATAATGGAGGCTGAAAAGCGGATAAAg GAGAAAGAGTTGAGGAGGCAGCAGGCGGAGATCCTCAAACACCAG GAGTTGGAGAGGCATAGACTAGATATGGTATGg gagagggagaggaggaggcaacATGTAATGCTGATGAAGGCGGTTGAGGCTCGCAAGAAAGCAGAG GAGCGTGAGCGCTTGCGGCAGGAGAAAAGGGATGAGAAGCGCCTGAATAAAGAGCGTAAACTGGAGCAACGGAGGATAGAGCTGGAGATAGCCAGGGAGCTGAAGAAGCCAAATGAAGACATGTGTCTGTCTGATCACAAG CCTCTCCCTGAGTTCTCCCGGATTCCTGGACTCATCCTGCCAGGACGCGCTGTGTCCGACTGCCTGATGCTGATGCAGTTCCTGCGAGGCTTCGGGAAGGTGTTGGGCCTTGATTTGAATTTGGATGTGCCCACCCTGGGCATGCTGCAGGAGGGCTTGCTCAATGTGGGGGACAGCATGGGCCAAGTCCAGGACCTTCTGGTCAAACTGCTTTCTTTGGCAGTGTGTGATCCCGGTTTGCCACCTGGACAAAGG ACTAAAACCATGCTGGGGGACCACCTGACCAATGTTGGAATCAACAGGGATAATGTGTCTGAGGTGCTACAGATGTACATGGGAGCCCATTGTGCCAATACAGAGCTGGCCCCTCTGGCCCTCAGTCTGAAGACCAAGGCCTTCCAGGCCCACACGCCTTCCCAGAAGGCCTCAATCCTGGGCTTCCTGGCTAATGAGCTGGCCTGCAGCAGAGCTGTTATCAG TGAGATTGACAAGAGCCTGGATCAGATGGCAAACATGAGAAAGGACAAGATCATTATGGAGGGAAAACTGAAGAA GCTGAGGACCATTCATGCCAAACGCACCGGGAGGAGGGAAGCCAGCATGGGTGTTGAAGAGAACCAGTCCATCGGCACTCCGTCCTCTGCCGCCAAACGCAAGAGGAAACTGGGCGGAGACAGCGACGATGACGATGAAGAGGATGACGACAGCGATGACCAGGCAGAGGACGAGgacgatgaggaggaagaagaaataaagaaggtTAAAAAGGTGGAGACATATGatgag GATGAAGTTGACCAAGCCACCagtctggaggagctggagaagcagATAGAGAAATTAGCCAAG CAACATCATCAGACCAGAAGAAAGCTGTTTGAAATATCCCATTCTCTGCGCTCCATGATGTACGGCCAGGACCGTTACCGCCGCCGGTACTGGGTACTTCCCCACTGTGGAGGGGTCTTCATTGAAGCCATGGAGAGTGGAGAAG CTCCAGAGGAACTGGAGGAGgagcgacagaggaggaggagagtggcAGAGGAGGTCAAGGTGAAGGAGGAACCTCAGGAGATCGAGTTGCAGAAGGAGAAACCCACCAACCTCGATGGGCAGAGCATTCGAATGCGAGGCTTTGAGGACGAgaaagaggaggacaaagagcaCGAGGGGAAGAAAAACGCCCTCTTTTACCAGCAGCCAGGCTGTGGAACCAAACTGTGCACATTCCGCGACGTCAACAAGGACGTCGGCAAAGAAACGACGATGGCAGAGGACAAGGAGAGTCCCCACGTGAGACAAAACGGCACCAGCCCCTTGGGCACTCCTGTTGCCACAACCACAGGAACATCATCCTCCCCCACTCGCAATACCTCTGAGCCAGCAGTAGCAACAACCCCCTCCATGGTGACCACTAATGACACTACAAGCATCCCTCCCCCGGCCTCAACCTCTTTATCTGTCCCGTGCCTGCCAGCCCCACGGGAAAGCCCAGGGAACACTCCTCCGACCTCCTCCCCGGCTCCATCCCCGTACCTCTCATTCCAAGCCAACGACCAGCTGCTCAGAGTCCTGACGGAGAGGAGCGGACACTGGTTCAGTCTGCTCCCTCGCAACCCCTGTGACCTCACTTCCATCACCACGCCTCCTCCAGGAGCGCCTCGTGTGTCTCCCCAGGCGTCCTCCACCCCAGCCAGGCCCAGATCCCCACCTCAGTCCCCTGCCCTGCCTCTCACCCCTTCTGCTGCCTCAGCGTCCGCCAGCCCGCATCACCCAGCTGGCCTCCTCAACTACCCACTATCAGCCCTGCAG gTGAAGTCAGGGGCCTCATTGCAAGGAGTTTCTTTCGGAAGCTGGCCCTGTGGCTTGATAAGTCCCAGCCTGCCTCTGTGCAGCAGCCCCAATCCCATGCTAGGTCACTCTCTGGAGGGCAACACAGCAGCAAGTGTCTCCAGCAAGAGTGAATCACCTTTGCCTTGCATCGAGAAAACCTCATCCATGCCCTCTCCTGCCCTGGAGATGCCCAAATCCCTGGACCACGCCGCACCTCGGCCTATTCCAGAGG AGATGCTGACAGGGTGGTGGCGGGTGTCTGACATCGTGGAGCTGAGGGCTTTAGTCGGTTCTCTTCACAGCCGGGGCATGAGAGAGAAAGGCCTCCAGAGGCAAATGCAGAAATACACAGAGATCATCCCCCAGGTTTGCACCAAACACAAAGACG TGGCCATGATTGAGCTGCGTGAGCTGGAGGAAAGCCAGGTCAGTGTGGAGTCCGTGCGGGGCTGGTGTGTCGAGGAGCAGGCCATGGAGATGGACATTGCCGTGCTGCAGCAGGtagaggagctggagaggaaggTCACCGCCGCCAGCCTGCAGGTCAAG GGCTGGACATTTCCAGACCCTCAATCTGAGCGAGAGGACCTGGTGTATTACGAGCACAAGCCCCCCACCAAATCAACGCCAGGGACCGCCAACGCCGGAGACAAGGACTCCAAGGAGCACCCGGAGGAGCGGGGGGAGAAGGGCGGGGTGATGCGTCACCTGGACAACCCGCTGGACATAGCAGTGACACGTCTGGCCGATCTGGAGCGCAACATCGAGAGAAG CAGCGAGGAGGAGGTGGCCCATGGTATGAAGGTGTGGAGGAGGGCTCTGACTGAAGTGCGTAGCGCTGCCCAGTTGGCCATGTGTATCCAGCAACTACAGAAGTCCATCGCCTGGGAGAGGTCCATCATGAAAGTG tactGTCAGATGTGCAGGAAGGGAGATAACGAGGACCTCCTCCTGCTGTGTGACGGCTGTGACAAAGGCTGCCACACTTACTGTCACAAACCCAAGATCACCAGTATCCCAGAGGGAGACTGGTACTGCCCGGCCTGCATTTCCAAG GCAAGTGGCCCTTctcccaaaaacaaaaaacctccAAGCAAACCAGTAGCATCCAGCGGAGGAGGTGCTAAAAAAGGTGGAGAGGGGAAGAAGAACGGGAAGCAGGCAGGTAACGGAGAAGTCACGGAGGACGACCCGGCCAGCGCCAGCAGCACGCCCAAGAAAGGAGCAAAAGACACCAGCAGGAAGAGGAAACCAGATGAGAGCTCACCTGCTCTgccagcagccaatcaggagaGCCCTGTGTGTGTCAAGAGAGCCAAGACGGCTAGAGACAACAACAGGGACCTGGGATTATGCAG GGTGCTCCTTGCTGAGTTGGAGCGGCATCAGGATGCATGGCCTTTTCTCACACCCGTCAACCTGAAATCAGTCCCCGGCTACAGGAAGGTCATCAAGAAACCGATGGACTTCTCCACCATACGTGAGAAGCTTGTGAGCAGCCA GTATCAAAACCTTGAGACCTTTATCATTGATGTCAACTTGGTCTTTGATAACTGCGAGAAATTCAATGAAGACAATTCAGACATTGGTCGAGCTGGTCATAACATGAGGAAGTTCTTTGAGAAGCGCTGGACTGAGcttctgaaacaaacaaactaa